TTCATAGCAGGCTTCAATGTGATGGCTGGGCTGATAAGCTGCGTGGGCGGATATACCCTTTACGGGGCCCTGCTTAGGAGGCTCAAGCCGCCACCTAGAGAATATGAGGCCGAGATATTGCAAGGCCACCTCAATGTATGAAAGAAGCTTTTGACCGTACAGTAATTGGATACTTACATGTTTAGATAAGGGTTTACACTATGTTGGCTTTTGCCTTATGATCTTTTTATACATTGCCGACTGTAACGAAACATTAGTCGAATCAATGGTGTAAAATTGGATTGGTCTCATGGATGAAGGTAAATCTTAGAGATCATCTTGGAGGCGTTAGAACAGATTTAGCATCCCTAATCCTGAAGATATGCGAGATATGTGACATTATAAGCGATGGGATCGCATATCGGATGGGCAGGGCTGAGACAAGGAATATCTTCGAAGAGTTTCAGACAACCTTGGATATTTGGGCTGATAATCTCTTCATCGAGGAGTTGGCTCGAACAGGCCTTGTAAGAACCTTATTCTCTGAGGAGCAACGTAAACCGGTGAGAATAGATGATTATGGAGTCTTCGACGTAGCCATAGATCCTGTTGACGGATCCTCGAACCTACGTAGCAACAACCTGGTCGCATCGATAATCAGCATCTACGAAAAGAGGATGCCTACAAGGGGAAGAGATCAGATAGCCTCCATGTATATTCTATATGGGCCAGTGACTAGCATGGTCTATACAGTAGGGGAGGGAGTCCATGAAATGTTGAGGACAAAGGAAGGTTTCATGTTGAGCAGGGAGAATTTAGAGTTACCTGAGCCTGGAGAACTCTACAGTGTCGGAGGCTTGAGGAAGGATTGGCCTCCCAAAATCAAGGCTTACATTGAAAGGTTGGAGGGTGAAGGTTTGAAGTTGAGGTATGGAGGATCATTAGTCGGGGATTTCAACCAGATACTCCATTACGGTGGAATATATGCTTACCCAACTTTAATTAGCAGTCCTGAAGGAAAGTTGAGGCTGATCTTCGAGAGCAACCCGGTCGCATACATAGTTGAGCAGGCTGGAGGCTCATCGAGCAACGGTGAAAAATCAATATTGGACATTGAGCCTGAAAGTCTCACCCAGAGAACTCCGACATACCTCGGTAACAAAGGACTAATCAGAAGATTAGAGAAGGACCTGAAAGATTCGGAGAAGTAATAGCTGCCAAGATCTAGCGTATCAATAATTTGGTTTCGAAGAGGTTGAAGAAGATTCGATGCAGCTCTGAGGCATTACATCTATGCCTTGCTAGAATGATGGGGCTATTTCCTTCATGAAGGTCTTTTGAGGCTTCAGATCCTCAGGGTAGGGGAAGTGGGGTATAAAATAGTTCATACCCCTGCTGACGTAATCCTGAATTTTATCGATACATTCTTTGGGAGTTCCAACAATCATTATCTTGAAGAGCTCATCCAAACTCTTGCTCTGGATCTCTGGGATGCAAGATTCATGTCTAAACCTCATAACCTTCTCTTTAACTTCATCCTTATCACCGATTATCATATTGCAATGGTAACTCCTAGTGATGCTTCCGGGGTCCCTCCCAGCCTCTGAGCAATACTTTATGAAAGTGTTGAGCCTCCTCTCATACTCTTCAGGTGTGCAATTCACCAAGTTAACATTGTCTGCATGTTCGGCTGCTATTCTCAAAAGTTTGTAGCCTTTGCCGCCTATCATCACTGGGGGATGGGGCTTCTGTAATGGTTTTGGGTAGGAGACTAAGTCTCTAACTGAGTAATATTTGCCTTTGAAACTCACCTTGTCTTGAATCCAGATCTTCTTTATCAGCTCAACAGCCTCAGAGAGTTGTTTCAACCTTACTCTTGCAGTTGGGAATGGTATACCATAAGCGTCATACTCAATTTTATGCCATCCAGCCCCTATTCCGAACTCTAACCTGCCGCCACTTATGACGTCTACTGTCGCTGCTATCTTTGCCAAGATAGGTGGGAGCCTGTAAGAGTTGCATGTGACCAGGACCCCTAGCCTGATCCGTTCAGTCGCATCAGCCAGATATGGTAGGACAGTCCAAGCCTCAGGTATATATAGGCTCGTATCCTTGGACATCGGGTAGAAATGGTCGTAGATCCAGGCTGAGTCGAATCCCATACCTTCGAGTTCACACCAAGCATCCCTCAAACCTTTGAGGTCGAATTCTTCAAGCCAGAGTTGGACTCCAAACCTAACCTTCAAGGCCAACAACCTCCTTTAAGAACTGTCAATAAGCACTTTCACATAATATAAACAATACTTCATCCAGGCAAATGTTATCTCAGTGACGGCTAGTATTCTCAGAATTAATCTTTAGGTGGCTTCATTATCTTCGATAGGATCTCGTTGGCATATTCCTCATCTAAGACATCGTCTGACAGGATCAGGTAGGTCTCATCGTTGGCGAATGCAACTGCAAACCTGCCGAATCTCTTCTTCAACATTCTAAGTATCGTAAATATTTGATCGGTACTGTATCTTCTCGAGATTCTCCATGTTGGAAACCAGTATCCTCCATCAGTGGCAGCTTTCGGAATCTTACCTATTCGAATTATGAGATCTAAATCTGCAACTGGATAGATGTCTCGATTCTTGACTTTTAAGAATTTAATAGCCTCCACTAGACTCATAGCTTTACACATGAACCCTAGATTCGGACAGCTCCAGATGAGGTGGTAAAATATCCGGCCTGTATGTGAGCATGTTCTCCACTCATAGGGTTATTAGCCTTATGTAATATATGGATCGGCCTAAGTAACGTTCACCTACCCTCTTGAACCTTTCAGGATTATCTGTAACTATGTACAGGTGTCTTGGTGAGTCATCCTCAGCCGTCATATTATTCTCTCTCAAGATTCTCGAGGTCTCCTCAGCGACAGCTACAGCTGGATCTATCAATTCAACATGTTCAGGCAGAGCCATCCTTATAGCATCAATGAGCGGCGGGTAATGTGTACATCCCAGTATCAAGGTGTCTATCCCCTCATCGACGAGGGGCCCAACATATTTCCTGGCGATCGTGTAGGTTTCAGGTTCCTTGAACCATCCTTCCTCGGAGAGGGGCATCAGTAATGGGCATGGCTGCGGGAACACCTTAACATCTCCCCGCTCCTCAAGCTTCTTCTTGTAAATGTTGCTGTTTATGAGGGCCTCTGTTCCAATAACCCCGATCCTGCGATTCCTAGTCGCCTTCATAGCCAAGCCTACAGTAGGTCCAACAACCTCGACAAGAGGGACATCGACCATTCTCTTCAAATGTTCATAGGCGACAGCCGATATTGTGTGGCAAGCTAGAACCACAAGTTTTACAGGATAATTGTTTAGGAGAAACTTGATACCCTCCTCGGCGAACCTCAAAATGCTCTCCATACTCTTCGAACCGTAGGGCGCCCTGCCAGTGTCTCCAAAATACACGGTGCTCTCATTCGGTAGATGGTTTAGAATCTCTCTCTGAATAGTCAGACCGCCGACACCTGAATCCAGCATCCCTATAGCCTTCCAGCGACTACTCAACAGAGACTACCCAAAAACATTTACACTAAAGGAAGACTAAAACATTATCAAACACATTTGAAGGAGCAAATGGAAGGGTGCCTTTGAATATTCTTCTGTTGAATCATGGACCGGTGAGGTCAAGATGAGCAGACTACTATACCTTGAAGACCCGTACCTGAAAGAGTGTGAGGCAGAGGTTAAGACGGTGAAAGAGTCAAAGTATATTGTTCTAGATCAAACCGTCTTCTATCCTAAAGGTGGGGGGCAACCCAACGACACTGGAATCATCATCAAAGAGGAAAATGTTTACTCAGTAGTCTATGTTGGAAAGTTTTCAGGCGAGACATCCCATGAGGTTGACAAGCCAGGCCTTAATGTTGGGGATAGGGTCCTGTGCAGGCTCGACTGGGAGAGAAGGTATAGGCTGATGAGGAGCCACACCTCAGCCCACGTATTGGCTGCGATACTATGCAACAGGACAGGAGCCCTGATAACAGGGAACGAGCTATCCCCCGACAAGGTTAGATTTGACTTCAACCTAGAAAGCTTCGACAGAGAGATATTCATGAACTGTGTCCAAGAAGCCAACCTTCTATTCAAAAAGAATATTCCAGTAAAGACCTATGAGCTTCCAAGGGAGGAAGCTCTCAAGATTCCTGGGGTGATAAAGATGGCTGAAGCTCTTCCACCAGCTACCCCTAGGCTCAGAATAGTTGAGATTGAAGGCGTCGATAGGCAGGCTGATGGAGGAACACACGTCCGAAATTTGAGCGAGGTGGGTGAGATAATGTTTCTGAAAGCAGAGAACAAGGGGAGAAACAATAGGCGAATCTACTATAAACTTATACCTTGAACAATCAGACATACAGAGAAGCGGATTCATGCACGTATCATCAAAACATGCTCCCATTATGAATTGACCATAACATTGTAATAATATGCTATTATTAACTGTTATACATAACGACACAAGTAGGACTACGTAAACGTTTTATATGGGGCATAATCATCTCTAGCCGATAGAAGGAAGGATGTGAATGCCAGGTTTCAGAGACTGGTTCAGAGTACCTGAAAAATTCAAGACTCTACTGATCTTACCAGTTCAGATAGTTATGAACTTCACGGCGATAATACCCTTCGCACTCGTGTGGTATATTGGAATGACCAATTGGAGCCCACAATTCGTAGGTGGAGACTGGTGGCGAGCAGACTTCATAGGACCATACAACTTCGTCTTAGCAGTAAGGGATGAACTATTCTTAAACGCAATTGCTAGAACACTACTCATCTCCGCTATATGTGTACCGACAGAATTTCTACTTGGATTCACATTAGCCTATGTATTGAGTGGGAACTTCGTTGGAAAGAGATTTTTCACTTTGGTCGCAGTAGTTCCGATGATGGTTGTGCCAGCCGCGGGAGGTTGGATATTCTACCTCATGTTTATTGAGACCGGCCCAGTGAACGGCTTGTTAAGCATAATATCGGGGCATAAGGTGATGATTCCTTTCATGAACGATCCATTCTGGGCTATGATTGCTATTATGCTCGCTGATATCTGGCAGTGGACACCATTCATATTTCTGATAATGACAGCGGCCCTCCTAGGTTTGCCACCAGAACCTATCAATGCAGCATATGTCCTAGGAGCTACGAAATGGTACACCTTCAGAAGAGTGGTTCTGCCAATGTTGAAGAGACCGATAATGATAGCGGTGATTCTCAGGGCCATTGAAAGCCTCAAAATCTTCGACTATCCATACATGATGACGAGGGGCGGTCCAGGATATGCTACCCAAACGATAACAATGAACCTTTATGAGTCAGGATTCAAATATCTAAAATATGGCCTGACAAATGCGCAGTGCCTCATAATATTTATTGCATGTATAATTGTAGCATGGTACGCAGTGAAGCCTTTGAGGGCTGCGCAGAGGGGGGGTTGAAGAAAACATGGACAAGCATATTGAGAGCATGATATACACAGCTGTCAGATACATCTTCGCCATAGGTGTAATGTTCTTCTCCTTATTCCCATTATATTGGATGTTCTCAATGTCTCTGAAACCACCGATAGAGT
The DNA window shown above is from Candidatus Bathyarchaeota archaeon and carries:
- a CDS encoding fructose-1,6-bisphosphatase, which gives rise to MVSWMKVNLRDHLGGVRTDLASLILKICEICDIISDGIAYRMGRAETRNIFEEFQTTLDIWADNLFIEELARTGLVRTLFSEEQRKPVRIDDYGVFDVAIDPVDGSSNLRSNNLVASIISIYEKRMPTRGRDQIASMYILYGPVTSMVYTVGEGVHEMLRTKEGFMLSRENLELPEPGELYSVGGLRKDWPPKIKAYIERLEGEGLKLRYGGSLVGDFNQILHYGGIYAYPTLISSPEGKLRLIFESNPVAYIVEQAGGSSSNGEKSILDIEPESLTQRTPTYLGNKGLIRRLEKDLKDSEK
- a CDS encoding TIGR03560 family F420-dependent LLM class oxidoreductase, with the protein product MKVRFGVQLWLEEFDLKGLRDAWCELEGMGFDSAWIYDHFYPMSKDTSLYIPEAWTVLPYLADATERIRLGVLVTCNSYRLPPILAKIAATVDVISGGRLEFGIGAGWHKIEYDAYGIPFPTARVRLKQLSEAVELIKKIWIQDKVSFKGKYYSVRDLVSYPKPLQKPHPPVMIGGKGYKLLRIAAEHADNVNLVNCTPEEYERRLNTFIKYCSEAGRDPGSITRSYHCNMIIGDKDEVKEKVMRFRHESCIPEIQSKSLDELFKIMIVGTPKECIDKIQDYVSRGMNYFIPHFPYPEDLKPQKTFMKEIAPSF
- a CDS encoding glutamate racemase, coding for MSSRWKAIGMLDSGVGGLTIQREILNHLPNESTVYFGDTGRAPYGSKSMESILRFAEEGIKFLLNNYPVKLVVLACHTISAVAYEHLKRMVDVPLVEVVGPTVGLAMKATRNRRIGVIGTEALINSNIYKKKLEERGDVKVFPQPCPLLMPLSEEGWFKEPETYTIARKYVGPLVDEGIDTLILGCTHYPPLIDAIRMALPEHVELIDPAVAVAEETSRILRENNMTAEDDSPRHLYIVTDNPERFKRVGERYLGRSIYYIRLITL
- a CDS encoding alanyl-tRNA editing protein; translated protein: MSRLLYLEDPYLKECEAEVKTVKESKYIVLDQTVFYPKGGGQPNDTGIIIKEENVYSVVYVGKFSGETSHEVDKPGLNVGDRVLCRLDWERRYRLMRSHTSAHVLAAILCNRTGALITGNELSPDKVRFDFNLESFDREIFMNCVQEANLLFKKNIPVKTYELPREEALKIPGVIKMAEALPPATPRLRIVEIEGVDRQADGGTHVRNLSEVGEIMFLKAENKGRNNRRIYYKLIP
- a CDS encoding sugar ABC transporter permease — protein: MPGFRDWFRVPEKFKTLLILPVQIVMNFTAIIPFALVWYIGMTNWSPQFVGGDWWRADFIGPYNFVLAVRDELFLNAIARTLLISAICVPTEFLLGFTLAYVLSGNFVGKRFFTLVAVVPMMVVPAAGGWIFYLMFIETGPVNGLLSIISGHKVMIPFMNDPFWAMIAIMLADIWQWTPFIFLIMTAALLGLPPEPINAAYVLGATKWYTFRRVVLPMLKRPIMIAVILRAIESLKIFDYPYMMTRGGPGYATQTITMNLYESGFKYLKYGLTNAQCLIIFIACIIVAWYAVKPLRAAQRGG